A single window of Pseudocalidococcus azoricus BACA0444 DNA harbors:
- a CDS encoding DUF1997 domain-containing protein → MSTSEHPQAPETEMSPLEPLTFRTSFKGWMEMYAPVPEVEAYLDAHQGWFVRCARPMQAEPIGQTGYILTIGRFGSFGYTVEPKIGLNLLPEDDRVYRIQTIPVPDQPYLNYEVDFQAAMTLHPRSVNANDQELLGLNIRDYTHVTWDLNLEVEIVFPRFIYRLPQRLLQSTGDRILAQIVKQVSHRLTAKVQDDFHKTLGLKLVKRPHRQRFHATHLPSPNGSGVAPLIDKLPPNPDL, encoded by the coding sequence ATGTCCACCTCTGAACATCCCCAGGCCCCAGAAACCGAGATGTCCCCCTTGGAGCCACTGACGTTTCGGACAAGTTTCAAAGGCTGGATGGAAATGTATGCCCCAGTCCCAGAGGTTGAGGCCTATTTAGATGCCCATCAGGGATGGTTTGTCCGCTGTGCCCGCCCGATGCAGGCTGAACCGATTGGCCAGACGGGCTATATCTTAACCATTGGCCGGTTTGGTTCCTTTGGTTATACCGTAGAGCCGAAAATTGGTTTGAATCTTTTGCCGGAAGATGATCGGGTGTATCGGATTCAAACCATTCCAGTCCCGGATCAGCCCTACTTAAACTACGAGGTGGACTTCCAGGCCGCGATGACGCTTCATCCCCGCTCCGTTAATGCGAATGATCAGGAGTTGCTGGGGTTGAATATCCGAGACTATACCCATGTGACTTGGGATTTAAATTTAGAGGTAGAGATTGTCTTTCCCAGATTTATTTATCGCCTGCCCCAACGGTTATTGCAATCCACAGGAGATCGGATATTAGCTCAAATTGTTAAACAGGTCTCCCATCGCCTCACAGCTAAGGTTCAGGATGATTTTCACAAAACCCTGGGCTTAAAACTGGTTAAACGTCCCCATCGGCAACGGTTTCATGCGACTCACCTGCCCTCCCCAAACGGCTCTGGAGTTGCACCGCTAATTGATAAATTGCCGCCCAATCCTGATCTATAA
- a CDS encoding pentapeptide repeat-containing protein, producing MPNSEHLNILEQGCQAWNHWREQSPGVKPDLGQADLTGTDLARFNLSHTNLESALLAGADLRGAYLASAYLYRANLYMADLIEANFSGACLAWATLAGSDLYRANLSLADLRDANLVGALIRRANLSAATLERANLTRANCLQANLMQTNLSQAILTEAVLESASLIDANLTDAILVQANLIKTNACRANFRGANLSHAEIEKTSFRGATMPDGRLYC from the coding sequence ATGCCGAACTCTGAGCATCTCAACATTTTGGAGCAAGGATGCCAGGCCTGGAACCATTGGCGAGAGCAATCTCCAGGGGTTAAGCCGGATCTAGGACAGGCTGATCTGACCGGGACTGACCTCGCTCGTTTTAATCTAAGTCATACCAATCTGGAATCAGCCTTACTGGCGGGGGCCGATCTTCGGGGAGCATACTTAGCCTCAGCCTACCTCTACCGCGCCAATCTTTACATGGCTGACCTGATTGAAGCAAATTTCAGTGGGGCCTGCTTGGCCTGGGCCACCTTGGCGGGCAGCGATCTCTATCGGGCTAACCTTTCCTTAGCAGATTTACGGGATGCCAACTTAGTTGGAGCCTTAATTCGCCGCGCCAACCTGTCCGCCGCGACCCTTGAACGGGCCAATCTGACGCGGGCTAACTGCCTCCAGGCCAACCTGATGCAAACCAACCTCAGCCAGGCCATCCTAACTGAAGCCGTTCTAGAGTCCGCCAGCTTGATTGATGCCAACTTAACCGATGCCATTCTTGTCCAAGCTAACCTGATTAAAACCAATGCCTGTCGGGCCAACTTTCGGGGGGCGAATCTCAGTCATGCCGAAATCGAAAAGACCAGCTTCCGGGGCGCAACCATGCCCGATGGCCGACTTTACTGCTAG
- a CDS encoding CHASE2 domain-containing protein, whose protein sequence is MSHVTQRLSPADWGQLLSGLVVLLATVISTGLIVGVRGLSGLESLELAAYDRLIQLRPEPMPDPRIIVVGITEADIQSTKTWPLPDQAYAELLRKLLAAQPRAIGLDIYRDLPLPPGHAQLNQLFQASDRIFAVTKIGDETHPTINAPSGLSPQQVGFNDVIVDAGGIVRRNILFMEGESGTLFSFSLRLALRYLQDEQIRPQANPNNPQEMQLGATIFQPLQPNSGAYVQADTQGYQVMLNYRGNNRAITWVSLGDVLAGRVNPSLIQNRVVLIGTLAESGKDFFYTPFSSGLQDDQRMPGVIVHAQMVSQFLDAGAGKPATFWYWSWPVELVWIALWAGLGSLLAWGFRQPWLIGFGAVLSLGSLFGIAYGLFLHLGWIPLVPPALAFAISGASVITYTAQQAQQQRQMVMRLLGQSTSPEIAATLWLRRNELLQDGRLPGQKLVATLLFTDLKGFSTISETMAPEDLLPWLNDYLEKVADIVQAHQGVINKFTGDGIMAVFGVPIPRTDAAEIAQDAQNAVDCALALGESLGELNQAWSRQGLPQVGMRIGIFTGPIVAGSLGSKTRLEYGVIGDSVNTASRLESVDKHRHPTPCRILIAAETLAYVPDRYQVEAWGALELKGKEHKIQVYLVQGHRQPQPRPGRSLDAKKSPAT, encoded by the coding sequence TTGTCCCATGTTACTCAACGCCTTTCTCCGGCGGATTGGGGACAACTGTTGTCGGGCCTGGTGGTGCTGCTGGCAACGGTGATTTCGACTGGATTGATCGTGGGAGTCCGGGGCCTGAGCGGTTTGGAGTCTTTGGAGTTGGCTGCCTATGACCGGTTGATCCAACTGCGCCCTGAGCCTATGCCTGACCCTCGCATTATTGTCGTTGGCATTACAGAAGCCGATATTCAGAGCACAAAAACCTGGCCCTTACCGGATCAAGCCTATGCCGAGCTACTCAGGAAATTACTAGCTGCTCAACCCCGAGCGATCGGCTTAGATATTTATCGAGATCTTCCCCTCCCCCCAGGCCATGCCCAACTCAACCAACTCTTCCAAGCCTCCGACCGGATTTTTGCCGTCACGAAAATTGGTGATGAGACCCATCCGACTATCAATGCCCCCAGTGGCCTATCCCCCCAACAGGTGGGTTTTAATGACGTGATTGTGGATGCGGGGGGAATTGTCCGCCGGAATATTTTATTCATGGAAGGGGAATCAGGAACCCTATTTTCCTTTTCACTGCGGTTAGCCTTGCGCTATCTCCAAGATGAACAAATTCGCCCTCAGGCCAACCCCAACAATCCCCAAGAAATGCAACTGGGGGCAACCATTTTTCAACCCCTCCAACCCAACTCCGGTGCCTATGTCCAGGCCGATACCCAAGGCTATCAAGTCATGCTCAACTATCGGGGGAATAATAGGGCGATCACCTGGGTGTCCCTGGGGGATGTTTTGGCGGGGCGGGTTAATCCCAGTTTGATTCAGAACCGTGTGGTGTTGATTGGGACATTGGCTGAGAGCGGTAAGGACTTTTTCTATACCCCCTTTAGTTCTGGGCTACAGGATGACCAACGGATGCCGGGGGTGATTGTTCATGCCCAAATGGTCAGCCAATTTCTTGATGCTGGGGCCGGCAAACCCGCTACCTTTTGGTATTGGTCATGGCCCGTTGAGCTAGTCTGGATTGCCCTTTGGGCTGGTTTGGGGTCACTCCTGGCCTGGGGATTTCGCCAACCTTGGTTAATTGGGTTTGGGGCCGTTCTCAGTTTAGGGAGTTTGTTTGGGATTGCCTATGGGCTGTTTTTGCACTTGGGTTGGATTCCTCTCGTCCCGCCGGCCTTGGCGTTTGCTATTTCCGGCGCAAGTGTGATTACCTACACCGCCCAACAGGCTCAACAACAGCGGCAAATGGTGATGCGGCTTCTCGGTCAAAGTACCTCCCCAGAAATTGCGGCCACCCTCTGGCTCCGGCGGAACGAACTCCTTCAAGATGGTCGCTTACCGGGGCAAAAACTGGTGGCGACCTTGCTATTTACAGATCTCAAAGGCTTTAGTACCATTTCCGAGACCATGGCCCCAGAAGACCTCTTACCTTGGCTGAATGACTATCTGGAAAAAGTTGCCGATATTGTCCAGGCCCATCAAGGGGTGATTAATAAATTTACGGGGGATGGAATTATGGCTGTGTTTGGTGTCCCGATTCCCCGCACCGATGCGGCTGAGATTGCCCAGGATGCCCAAAACGCCGTAGATTGTGCCTTGGCTTTGGGGGAATCCTTAGGGGAATTAAACCAGGCCTGGAGCCGTCAAGGGTTACCCCAGGTGGGAATGCGGATCGGAATTTTTACTGGGCCCATTGTTGCGGGCAGTTTAGGGAGCAAAACTCGCTTGGAGTATGGGGTGATTGGGGATAGTGTCAACACCGCCTCTCGCCTTGAAAGTGTAGATAAACATCGCCATCCCACTCCCTGTCGGATTTTAATTGCGGCGGAAACCCTCGCCTATGTTCCAGATCGCTATCAAGTCGAGGCCTGGGGGGCATTGGAACTCAAAGGTAAGGAACATAAAATTCAAGTCTATCTGGTACAAGGACATCGCCAACCCCAACCCAGGCCTGGACGCTCTTTGGATGCCAAGAAGTCACCTGCAACTTGA
- a CDS encoding L-threonylcarbamoyladenylate synthase translates to MAAISFLALIAAVRSGEHLISFPTDTVPALACRPDQAGLIYQAKQRQSDKPLILMGASPESLWPYVEGSAQAWEIWQSIAATYWPGALTLILPASPRLPLAMNPENPTTIGLRIPNSDMARDILNQTGPLATTSINPSGQPPLLTYLEIQQHFPQVFTVSEDSWPPAPEAAIPSTVIKWNGTGWVCLRQGSIPGEKFLQV, encoded by the coding sequence ATGGCTGCAATTTCTTTTTTGGCTCTAATCGCTGCGGTGCGCTCCGGTGAACACCTGATTAGCTTTCCGACAGATACGGTGCCTGCCTTGGCCTGCCGTCCAGATCAAGCCGGACTAATTTACCAGGCCAAGCAACGCCAGTCCGATAAGCCTCTAATTCTCATGGGAGCGTCTCCAGAAAGTTTGTGGCCCTATGTCGAAGGGAGTGCCCAGGCCTGGGAGATTTGGCAATCCATTGCAGCAACCTACTGGCCAGGCGCATTAACCCTTATTCTCCCTGCTAGCCCCCGCTTACCCCTAGCTATGAACCCGGAAAATCCAACCACCATTGGCCTGCGGATTCCCAATTCAGATATGGCTCGAGATATTCTTAACCAGACTGGCCCCTTGGCAACCACCAGCATCAATCCTTCTGGGCAGCCCCCCTTATTAACCTACCTAGAAATTCAGCAACACTTTCCCCAGGTTTTTACCGTATCTGAGGACTCCTGGCCACCTGCCCCAGAAGCAGCGATACCTTCAACAGTGATTAAATGGAACGGTACTGGCTGGGTTTGTTTGCGGCAAGGTAGCATTCCCGGTGAAAAATTCCTTCAGGTATAG
- a CDS encoding GTP pyrophosphokinase, whose amino-acid sequence MNSSEFYRFRRPYDRVLRQLMLELEFFIEDLVGINIYTLTSRLKTYQSAIEKSKRLNLKIHEMHDIAGIRVVVSTIDEVDVIARFFSRKSDSKDLIIESDKTIERANGYRARHLVLEFSGHYSRSMYPTCVEVQVLTLLQSTFNYISRAWIYKANLELSKEWLSDFQRISNELHDIDQRINQLQQQVIQSSLSSKPDDPITPFSCQKIVNDTLGETIQLRDSVDLVRMLIDVGCDTNGKLQNFLKRKDIMAMREQIINMDAESVKALVNFVAKMPIYSFYTLFGLRYESTKELIQSLDELK is encoded by the coding sequence ATGAATAGTAGTGAGTTTTATCGTTTTCGTAGACCTTACGATCGGGTATTACGACAGTTAATGTTAGAACTTGAGTTTTTTATAGAAGATTTAGTTGGAATTAATATTTACACCTTAACTAGTCGACTTAAAACTTATCAAAGTGCAATAGAAAAGTCGAAGAGGCTTAATCTTAAAATTCATGAAATGCATGACATTGCTGGTATTAGGGTTGTTGTTTCAACTATAGATGAGGTTGATGTGATCGCTCGCTTTTTTTCTCGTAAATCTGATTCAAAAGATCTCATAATCGAGTCAGATAAGACAATCGAAAGAGCAAATGGCTATCGGGCAAGACACTTAGTATTAGAGTTTTCTGGACACTATTCCCGTTCTATGTATCCAACCTGTGTAGAAGTCCAAGTCCTCACTCTTTTGCAAAGCACTTTTAATTATATTTCAAGAGCTTGGATATATAAAGCTAATCTTGAACTATCGAAGGAATGGTTATCAGATTTTCAAAGAATATCTAATGAATTACATGATATCGATCAGAGGATTAACCAACTGCAACAGCAAGTTATCCAATCATCTCTGTCTTCAAAACCTGATGATCCGATTACTCCATTCTCTTGCCAAAAAATTGTTAATGATACCCTTGGTGAAACCATTCAGTTGAGGGATTCGGTTGATCTTGTAAGAATGTTAATTGATGTAGGCTGTGATACAAACGGAAAATTACAGAACTTCCTAAAAAGGAAAGACATAATGGCTATGCGTGAACAGATCATTAACATGGATGCAGAAAGTGTGAAAGCCCTTGTCAATTTTGTTGCAAAGATGCCAATTTATAGCTTTTATACTTTGTTCGGTCTTCGATATGAATCGACAAAAGAGCTAATTCAATCGCTGGATGAACTAAAATAG
- a CDS encoding DUF2188 domain-containing protein, with amino-acid sequence MRPRKIISQKNNITYYVCPRPGGGWQVKQEGIRKTIQAFLTQKEAIQFARNLTQESGGKVSIHRQHQKSKKQPISPKPESLRQDDIKMLRGFGCARGLIVIPPEFDDPIEGLEEYI; translated from the coding sequence ATGAGACCCAGGAAAATTATTTCTCAAAAAAACAACATCACTTATTATGTTTGCCCCAGGCCTGGCGGTGGTTGGCAAGTTAAACAAGAGGGAATCAGAAAAACCATTCAAGCCTTTTTAACCCAGAAAGAGGCGATCCAGTTTGCCCGAAATCTCACTCAGGAATCAGGAGGTAAGGTGAGTATCCATCGTCAGCATCAGAAAAGTAAGAAACAGCCTATCTCACCAAAACCTGAAAGCTTAAGACAAGATGACATTAAAATGCTACGTGGCTTTGGTTGTGCCCGAGGGCTAATTGTAATTCCACCAGAATTTGATGATCCCATTGAAGGCCTGGAAGAATACATATAA
- a CDS encoding transposase family protein encodes MTPVTESGSILQEHFQSLEDPRALNLLEHQLLEIIGLTICAVICGAKTSSPLMARPWVTPRTGAGKKEPY; translated from the coding sequence ATGACTCCGGTTACGGAATCGGGTTCAATCTTGCAAGAGCACTTCCAGAGTCTAGAAGACCCAAGAGCCTTGAATCTATTAGAGCATCAGCTTCTGGAGATTATTGGGTTAACCATCTGCGCCGTCATTTGCGGAGCGAAGACATCATCACCATTGATGGCAAGACCGTGGGTCACTCCTAGGACTGGGGCGGGAAAAAAGGAGCCATACTGA
- a CDS encoding DUF4359 domain-containing protein, with protein MDRPSLISAHPLPPRQSRPKSLAWVVMLSLGLVGFSVVATLTNPDQAAYETYLSHQALSQLETQFCSPTSTTDRLGLGQFVQQGCQSLLQQGQHPLKELIGYHTTRHNLGLVSLYTTELPAVTRKKIWAIGFLGQIYLLQ; from the coding sequence ATGGATCGTCCTTCGCTTATTTCTGCTCACCCTCTACCACCGCGGCAGTCTCGCCCCAAAAGCTTGGCCTGGGTGGTCATGCTGAGCTTGGGTCTGGTTGGATTTAGTGTGGTTGCAACACTGACAAACCCGGATCAAGCTGCCTATGAAACCTATCTCAGTCACCAGGCTCTGAGTCAGTTAGAAACTCAATTTTGCTCACCAACCTCAACAACCGATCGTTTGGGGCTAGGGCAGTTTGTTCAACAAGGCTGTCAATCCCTACTCCAACAAGGGCAACACCCCCTCAAGGAACTGATTGGCTACCATACAACGCGCCATAATCTTGGCCTGGTCAGTCTTTATACAACAGAGTTGCCAGCGGTAACCCGTAAAAAGATTTGGGCCATTGGCTTTTTGGGACAGATTTATTTACTGCAATAA
- the dxr gene encoding 1-deoxy-D-xylulose-5-phosphate reductoisomerase → MKAITLLGSTGSIGTQTLDIVAHHPDKFRIVGLAAGRNLELFIPQVRQFRPEIISIADPNQKQALLDGLVGLDSLPKIVFGAEGIAEVAAYGDAQAVVTGIVGCAGLLPTIAAIKAGKDIALANKETLIAGGPVVLPLVEEYGVKLLPADSEHSAIFQCLQGVPTGGLRRIILTASGGAFRDWPVEKLNQVTVADALKHPNWSMGPKITVDSATLMNKGLEVIEAHYLFGASYDQIDIVIHPQSIIHSLIELQDTSVLAQLGWPDMRLPLLYALSWPERVATDWSPLDLVKSGDLTFRTPDHQKYPCMNLAYGAGRAGGAMPAVLNAANEQAVALFLDGQVDFLDIPRLIELTCSQFEHQNIPAPGLADILHADQWARARVQDQAKRAKPAVLI, encoded by the coding sequence GTGAAAGCAATTACACTCTTAGGCTCAACTGGCTCGATTGGCACTCAAACCCTGGATATTGTTGCCCATCACCCAGATAAGTTTCGGATCGTTGGCCTGGCGGCTGGTCGGAATTTAGAGTTATTCATTCCCCAGGTACGGCAGTTTCGTCCAGAAATCATTAGCATTGCTGACCCCAACCAAAAACAAGCCTTGTTAGATGGACTCGTAGGTTTAGACTCCTTACCCAAAATTGTTTTTGGAGCCGAGGGGATTGCCGAAGTGGCCGCCTATGGCGATGCCCAGGCCGTGGTGACAGGAATTGTTGGCTGTGCCGGATTATTACCCACAATTGCGGCGATTAAGGCAGGAAAGGATATTGCTCTTGCGAATAAGGAAACCCTGATTGCCGGTGGGCCCGTGGTGCTGCCTCTGGTTGAGGAGTATGGGGTAAAACTATTGCCAGCGGATTCGGAACATTCGGCCATTTTCCAATGTTTACAAGGGGTTCCGACTGGGGGTTTACGGCGGATCATCCTGACCGCATCGGGGGGGGCCTTTCGGGATTGGCCGGTGGAAAAACTGAATCAAGTCACTGTCGCTGATGCCCTCAAACATCCCAACTGGTCGATGGGGCCGAAGATTACCGTTGATTCAGCCACCCTAATGAACAAGGGCCTGGAAGTAATTGAGGCTCACTATTTATTTGGGGCCAGTTATGACCAGATTGATATTGTGATCCATCCCCAAAGCATTATTCATTCCTTAATTGAGTTACAAGATACCTCGGTACTGGCTCAGTTAGGTTGGCCAGATATGCGCTTGCCATTGCTCTACGCCTTGTCTTGGCCAGAGCGAGTTGCTACAGATTGGTCTCCCTTAGATTTGGTCAAGTCTGGAGATTTAACGTTCCGGACTCCCGACCACCAAAAATACCCCTGTATGAACTTGGCCTATGGGGCTGGGCGAGCTGGAGGAGCAATGCCCGCGGTGCTGAATGCGGCCAACGAACAGGCAGTAGCTCTATTTTTGGATGGTCAAGTTGATTTTCTAGATATTCCTCGCTTAATTGAACTAACCTGTAGCCAATTTGAGCACCAAAACATCCCAGCCCCAGGCCTGGCGGATATTCTCCATGCCGATCAGTGGGCCCGGGCCAGAGTACAAGACCAGGCCAAAAGAGCTAAACCCGCCGTACTGATTTGA
- a CDS encoding Coq4 family protein, whose translation MFELNAQMHEDLMKSAVGVFGLIQDSTSLKSVFDINDALRNTEAMQACVDYLQSIPEVAALIDERYVAPQPDMPALLQLPPESLGYQYASMLTNAGFDPNFYRVVPTTEVLDYIRLRVRQTHDIWHIVTGWGTDELGELALQAFGFAQMHYPSAILILVAGVMSAIKHPEDLDQRVQTIYQGYEMGRQVGPFLGQKWEAAWEKPVTQWRSELQVKVA comes from the coding sequence ATGTTTGAACTCAATGCTCAGATGCACGAAGATTTAATGAAATCAGCTGTCGGTGTATTTGGCCTGATCCAGGACTCGACCAGTCTCAAATCGGTTTTTGACATTAATGATGCCTTGCGTAATACGGAAGCGATGCAGGCCTGTGTGGATTATCTCCAATCCATTCCTGAAGTGGCTGCCTTAATTGATGAGCGATATGTAGCCCCTCAACCTGATATGCCAGCCCTGCTGCAACTGCCCCCGGAATCTCTTGGCTACCAATATGCCAGTATGCTTACCAATGCTGGGTTTGATCCCAATTTCTATCGGGTTGTACCGACAACGGAGGTCTTAGACTATATCCGGTTGCGAGTCCGGCAGACCCACGATATTTGGCATATTGTGACAGGGTGGGGAACCGATGAATTGGGTGAACTCGCGCTCCAGGCCTTTGGTTTTGCCCAAATGCATTACCCCAGTGCGATTTTGATTTTGGTGGCCGGTGTGATGTCAGCTATTAAGCATCCTGAGGATCTGGATCAGAGGGTGCAAACTATCTATCAGGGGTATGAAATGGGGCGGCAGGTGGGGCCATTTTTGGGGCAGAAGTGGGAAGCGGCCTGGGAAAAACCAGTGACTCAGTGGCGGTCAGAATTACAGGTAAAGGTTGCTTAG
- a CDS encoding bifunctional 4-hydroxy-2-oxoglutarate aldolase/2-dehydro-3-deoxy-phosphogluconate aldolase: MSSFPQQPLIAVIRAETPHQAQQMAKTVAQAGLTVIEITWNTPQAPQVISQLRANFPDCQIGTGTILQATALTDAIAAGSQFIFTPHVDVALIHQARTAQTPIIPGALTPSEIVQAWEAGATCVKVFPIQAVGGVNYLRALQGPLGHIPLIPTGGVTLANTQDFLAAGAIAVGLSSSLFPKHLVIDQDWAAIYQLAVQLQSRLGRAGESHETVADGDV; the protein is encoded by the coding sequence ATGTCCTCCTTTCCCCAACAACCCTTGATTGCCGTGATTCGGGCTGAAACTCCCCACCAGGCCCAGCAGATGGCCAAAACTGTTGCCCAGGCCGGCCTGACCGTGATTGAAATTACCTGGAACACCCCCCAAGCTCCCCAAGTGATTAGCCAACTGCGGGCCAACTTTCCCGACTGTCAGATTGGCACCGGAACAATTCTCCAGGCCACTGCCTTAACTGATGCCATCGCCGCTGGCAGTCAATTTATTTTTACCCCCCATGTGGATGTTGCCCTGATCCACCAGGCCCGCACTGCCCAAACCCCAATTATTCCCGGTGCCTTAACCCCCAGTGAAATTGTCCAGGCCTGGGAGGCGGGGGCAACTTGTGTGAAAGTTTTTCCAATTCAGGCGGTGGGGGGAGTGAATTACCTGCGCGCCTTGCAAGGGCCATTGGGGCATATTCCCTTAATTCCCACAGGGGGAGTCACCCTCGCAAATACCCAAGACTTCCTCGCCGCCGGAGCTATTGCCGTGGGCCTATCCAGCAGTTTATTTCCGAAACACTTAGTTATAGATCAGGATTGGGCGGCAATTTATCAATTAGCGGTGCAACTCCAGAGCCGTTTGGGGAGGGCAGGTGAGTCGCATGAAACCGTTGCCGATGGGGACGTTTAA
- a CDS encoding SirB1 family protein — translation MELSPTRRDFFRTLHESPLNLARAALYIAKEEYPELLVEDYIQHLEFLGQSVKKRLPTERYPLRIIGTINDYLYGELGFSGNTADYYNPENSFLNRVLERRTGIPITLALVYLEVARRVDFPMVGVGFPGHFLIRPDLPDVEIHIDVFHNGEILFAQDCQARLAEIFQQAVPLRPEFFQAVTPQQFLIRMLSNLKRIYLEQRDLERCLGAVERILLVSPQAPDELRDRGILSYHLGRWRAARADLLDYLATRPSLEQQALIQDILRQMIDD, via the coding sequence ATGGAACTCTCACCCACCCGCCGCGACTTTTTTCGCACCCTGCATGAGTCTCCCCTGAATTTAGCTAGAGCCGCGCTTTACATTGCCAAAGAGGAGTATCCCGAACTACTGGTGGAGGACTATATCCAACACTTAGAATTTCTGGGGCAATCCGTTAAAAAACGCCTCCCCACGGAACGCTATCCCCTGCGGATCATTGGCACAATCAATGATTATCTCTATGGTGAGCTAGGGTTTTCTGGGAATACAGCCGACTATTACAATCCGGAAAATAGTTTTCTCAACCGTGTCCTGGAGCGGCGAACGGGCATTCCCATTACCTTGGCATTGGTCTATTTAGAGGTGGCCCGGCGAGTTGACTTTCCCATGGTTGGGGTGGGGTTTCCGGGACATTTTTTAATTCGTCCTGATCTACCCGATGTCGAGATCCACATTGATGTCTTTCATAACGGGGAAATATTGTTTGCTCAGGATTGCCAGGCCCGCTTGGCGGAAATTTTTCAACAGGCTGTTCCCTTGCGTCCCGAGTTTTTCCAGGCCGTCACTCCTCAGCAATTTCTAATTCGGATGCTTAGTAACCTGAAGCGAATTTACCTAGAGCAACGGGATTTAGAACGCTGTCTAGGGGCAGTGGAACGGATTCTGCTCGTGTCTCCCCAGGCCCCGGATGAATTACGAGATCGGGGAATTTTGTCCTATCACTTGGGGCGGTGGCGAGCGGCGCGGGCGGATTTACTGGATTATCTGGCCACCCGGCCTTCCCTGGAACAACAGGCCCTGATTCAAGACATTCTCCGCCAAATGATTGATGACTAG
- a CDS encoding FAD-binding domain-containing protein, giving the protein MTHSAAQAWLLEFLSARLPQFGPYEDALPSRSPFVFHSVLSPLLNLGLLTPQQVLTATLDFIAGHPVPLNSLEGFIRQIIGWREYVRGAYWAVGSQQETSNFFNHQRQLSGAWQTGTTGLVPVDRVIEGLKLRGYAHHIERLMVISNAMLLCEIAPNAVFTWFMAWFVDSADWVMGPNVYGMGQFADGGRMMTKPYISGSNYLRKMGDYPTGAWQEVWDGLYWRFVDAKRDYLAQNPRLLTMLRTFDRLELTRKQRILGLAEQAIANLTV; this is encoded by the coding sequence GTGACCCATAGTGCCGCCCAGGCCTGGTTGCTAGAATTTTTAAGTGCCCGTTTGCCCCAGTTTGGCCCCTACGAAGATGCCTTACCCAGCCGCAGCCCCTTTGTATTTCATTCTGTCCTCTCTCCCCTGCTGAATCTTGGTTTACTGACTCCCCAACAGGTCTTAACCGCAACTCTAGACTTTATCGCTGGGCATCCTGTCCCCTTAAATTCCCTCGAAGGCTTTATTCGACAAATCATTGGTTGGCGGGAATATGTCCGGGGGGCTTACTGGGCCGTGGGATCGCAACAGGAAACCAGCAACTTTTTTAACCATCAACGGCAATTAAGCGGGGCCTGGCAAACCGGAACAACAGGCTTAGTCCCAGTGGATCGGGTGATTGAAGGCTTAAAACTGCGGGGCTATGCTCATCATATTGAGCGGCTAATGGTGATTAGTAATGCTATGTTGCTTTGTGAAATTGCTCCCAACGCGGTGTTTACCTGGTTTATGGCCTGGTTTGTGGATTCGGCGGACTGGGTGATGGGGCCCAACGTCTATGGGATGGGGCAGTTTGCCGATGGGGGGCGAATGATGACCAAACCCTACATTTCTGGCTCGAATTATTTACGCAAAATGGGCGACTATCCCACTGGGGCCTGGCAAGAGGTTTGGGATGGGCTGTATTGGCGATTTGTGGACGCTAAACGGGATTACTTGGCCCAGAACCCACGCCTGTTAACCATGCTGCGAACCTTTGACCGCTTGGAACTCACCCGCAAACAACGGATTTTGGGATTAGCAGAGCAGGCCATTGCAAATCTGACGGTTTAA